The following is a genomic window from Paralichthys olivaceus isolate ysfri-2021 chromosome 3, ASM2471397v2, whole genome shotgun sequence.
AGTTGATGAGgcttgtgtgtttatacagGCACAACTCAGTGTACAATGAAAACCTCTGTGTCCAGGAGCCACGAGTGGGACTTCAGATTTGAAGTCGTGCATTAGAAGCTGTTTGCTGAAcgtcatcctcatcatcatgtGCAAAAGAAAAGTCAGCCAGTATTTGCTGCAGTCTGTTgcacagtttcagtttcagggtTTTCAGGATTATTACTGGAatattaagaataaaaaaaatgtgcttaggctttaaattatattaatcGTTTGTGAGACGTCACCCAGTAAACAGAGGAGCGGGTTTGTTGAGATTCTGTGAGAGAGATACAGGTTAGCTTGAATGTGTAAGTTTGTATTTGCAGTTAATGCACTGGTCTTTTGACCTAAATGCAGATGTCACAGATGGGGACAATGGATAAACGGTCCTATTCTGTAGTTGGAAGAGTTGCATTGATGTGtatcataaaaataaacttgtcaAGAGAAGTTTGTTCATAAGTAATAGTGAGATATCTTACTACACTCGCTATACACTCGCTATGAAAGAGCCATATTAGATATTCACAGTGTCCGAAACCTGCAGTAGAGGTGAAAGTAAAGGaaaatacattaatattttacagttattaTATCATATTCACAATCCATTCACATTCcacaaagcaaaaagaaaacaaatcatatcTGGTAATTAGTGGAAGGATTTCAGTAGATGTCAATAaagacttttatttattcatttttgtacCAAAATAGGCAGTTAGAGCAGggataaatattataatatgttAGATATAGATCCATCTCTGTAATAGATTCTTTGCATCAGTGCTTTACTCTAACAGACAGTGGCATGGTCCCCTGGCTAGAAACACACAGCCGGAGTCATACAGAGAGTTTGTTCCTGTCAACTGACGAACACCACTGATCTACTCGAGTCGCACAGAGGAATACACGAGGAGAGAATTTGAGTTTAGCTGAACATTCTGTGAGGAGATATTAAAGCTTTCCAAACACGCGTGGTCAAAACTATCCAGTGTTTGGGTCTAGGAGCTACTGTGCCGACAGAacagtctctctgtgtgtctctggtcTCCAGTCAGCGTGGAGGAGTCGCCGTGGGGGTTGAGGGTGGAGATGGGTCGTGGTTTGGCTGACAAGGTCCATAAGGGGGCTGTGGCACCAAAAGCATCTTGAATGTTTCACTTGACAACGCAGATTATTGTCGTTCGTTTCAGTTAAGCTGCAGTTTCGACTTCACTCTCCTTTAGCTCCGTTTTTGGTCCCCACCGACTTCTGAGGGGAAGATTCAGCTCGTTAGTTGCTAAATGCTAAACGTGTCCTCTCTTCAGGGCTTTCCAGCCAGTTTAATAAAGCAGTGGATCAGCTGAAGGACAAATGAATGCGTCAAACATCAATAAATACCAGAGAATCACTGGGACGGTATCAGACCTGTGACACTAAGATGCTTTTATGAAACCAGCCCTCGTTAGTGCAACGACAGTAAGACGGAAAGCTAAACCGATGATGCTGATGATTATGATCGTGATGATAGtgcagaagaagatgatgatgatgatacacTGTTCAATGTTCAACTAATGTCACATGAGtgtggagaggaaaggagacgagaggacaagaggaggaaatgaagacgtgaaaaagagaagaagaggaggagggaggaaagaagggCAGTGGAACAATGGTGGGACATACTCAAGTTTCTTTATCAGAGGATCAGTGCCCAATTTATCGAGGAGCTAAAAGTTAAAATTTGAACTTCAGTGAAAGATAAATCCAAAAATCATTCACTTGAATTTCACTTgactaaaatatatttaaatttcctTTGACATAAAGTAGCTTATACTCTGACATTAAGACAATGTAGTCTTAATGGAATTGTACAAAATATAAATTTTGTCATGATGAgcaacatgtttacatgttatttGGATTTGATTTGAACATTTAATACGATTTCACACCAGTTTTTCATCTACTTATTAGGGGTACAACAAGAACACAACTAAAATCATTTGATTTCCACTTGTCAGTGTGACACTAAATTCTaataatcatcttttttttttttattgttatgtaGAGATGTAGAGCATTGACCAGCAGCAGCCTTCGCTACCTTTAAGTTTCTTTTGATCATCAAAAGCAGTTTccctcatttatatttttaaatcaataatttaaattaCAGGTTTTCGCAGAATAAATTATGAAATAGTGAAATACAAGTTTCTGGTTGAATAATATGCACCATGTCTCTAATTGGTTATTTGTGCTCGGAGTAAATGAATTATGTGTAAGCAACTATTTCACCTTTAAATAGCAGCTTTAAAATCCTGTAGATGTCACACTGACTTCTCTCTTCTCACCACTCCGCCTGTTGCTACTCTCCTCTGCTGTGGGTTCAGATGTTTTCAGTCACTCTTATTAGCTTCAGGAAGTTCGCTGCTTCCACTACCTATTATCAGTCTTTTAGGATAAATAGATAAACCAAGTCCAAGTCTTTACTTACAGGgatttaaatttgtgttttttaaatatacactCTTGATGTATTCTCAGAGAGTCGATAAATAAAGGCTCGGGGCTCCACATGGGTTCTTACACCATAATGAGGTCGATGTGCTCGGTTTCTTTTCGGCCCTTTAAAAACAATGGAATCAAATTTAGTTTTCTATTTAAATTCAGATTGAAAATGTATAAGAAATATTAACAAGACAGTCTTAAATGACTTCATATACAGAATATCTtcatatatatttgttgttCTCTTAACCGTGATTGTACGTAAAGTTTCCTTTTGGCCCTTGATTCCAATACGTTGGGGCGCATTATAAAGTTTTCACCTCATATTTAAAGtctgaaagaggagaggatggaacGAGGGATGGGATATGAGAGGTAGAAAGAAAAAGACGCGACAGAGAAACTGTAAACAGGGAGTGATGCCATGAGGAAAGACGGTCCGACAGGAAGAGGAGATCAAGTTTTTCTCCCGAAAACATGCTCTTAAAGCTACAGCGTGCAAAAGTCTGCCTCTTGGTGACAATATTATCATTACAAACCCATACATTGATGCATTACCCTTCATtaatatgaaaacaacaacgacaacaacaataagaacaacaataatgaaatcaaatcagatAATGGTACATGTCGCCTTGATTGGAAACCACCTCCTTAAACATTAAGGAACTGAGCTGTAGGAAGATCCACCAATAGGCTGCTGGACAGACTTGAGCTCCTCCCTCTTCAGGAACTAGCAGTCCCAGATAGTCCCAGCCCTCGTCCCAGTTCATGTGctcgtgtgaatgtgtgtgtgttcgtcgtGATGAGTGCaccagagaaaaagagagagagagagagagagaggaagcaggcTGATAATAGAAAATTAGAGAAGACGGAAGTATTGAAAgagtgatgtgtgtgatgtgtttattCAAAGTCGCTCCTTGGTTGGAATCCAGATGTATGGACCGGACTGCTCCTCCACGATCTGCTTCACCTGCGAGTAAACTTCCTCTAGAGACGAGCCCTGGACTATTcctgcacagagacagagacagacagggacacacagagacacacagagacactgggtCAACCACACAGCAAACATTTGTCCAAATATATAACACACGgaaaataaagtatattcaAAAACTCCATTAAATGAGATGATACCAGTAAAGGTcaatattatcatcattattgttattattagaaaTAGTAAAAAACTATTTAGTGaccaacacaaagacacagcacGAAACAAGAGAGGGAACTAGACCTGACCACCTCAACTacaggaaaagaggagagacgaGCTGAGCGTCAGGGGTTTTATTTAGAAGATGTAAAGTTTTCTGATTCCTCTCAGAACATGAGTGGGTTCAGGTGTTTGTGGGAAAACCGCTCTGGCTCGTGAATGTGTGCTCCGGTGTGGAACTAACCGGTGAAGTATTCCGTGAACTCCTGCTCCAGTTTGACCGCTCGGTCGAACGTCTTCCTCGCCTGCTCCTCAGTGAAGCGCTTGTTCATCTCTCTGGAGACAGACGAGAGTCACAAATCACAACTGAGACGTAACGTACAGTTTcagaattacatttttacaacatcTTTTTCCAGGAATATGAACTCCCCATAACCTCATTGACCTCAGTGTAGAGTTCAGCAGGTCCCATGATGTGATGACAGAGGTGGGTTAATGAGCTCCGATAAGAACCATGTGATATGGAAAAGGTTGTTACTGACTGGACCTTATGGTGAGATTCACTGGCCTTAGTAACGTTACTCACAGGATGTTGTCGACGTTGCGTGGGCTAATGAAAATAGCGACGGGATGGAGGCCTGCCATCTGGAGACGCTTTATTGCATTCCCTGATACGTCCAGTATACAATGTTTACCCTGGTGGAGAGAGAGCatcaaacaaagagagagagagagagagagaaatcattaagttcctctgtgtgttctgtcCTCCATCGATCCCTTCACGCTGTTTCCTCTGCCGTTTGTtttattcctcctctcctccaccgtGTCACGTCTCTCGGCGTCTCACCTTGTCGGCGACCTCTCGGACAGACTGTATGCTGGTTCCATACAGATGGTTGTTGTACTGTCCGGCCTCGATGAATTTATGCTCCTGGATCTCTTGCTCCATGAGCTCTCTGGAGGACATGAAGTGGTAATCTCTGCCGTCCACCTCGTAGTCTCGCCGCGGCCGCGTCGTGTCTGAGGATCAATGGTTTTACACAGTGTTAAAAAATAGATCAGGTCCTTGTGTTAAAGAAAACTGTAACAACAGGTTTGTTCCCTGATGTCCGGAGAACATGATTTGCAGCCTGAAGCGTCTGTGTAGCatcacatttcttcatttatGTTGTTACACATTTGACCTTTATCAACAAATTGCAGCAATTACATATTACACCAGGCCATATCACGGTTTcgataatatttttttttattattcggACCAACTTTCAGGTTTTAAACTTTACAGGAAATGAAATACAACTGTATATTCATTTCGATTCATTTTAATCTTTGACTTGAAATTTCAATTCACACTCGTCTCGACCCCGTGAGGGAGCAAACcgctgtgttttcagttttgcttcAAGCTACACATCAATTTCAAGTGAGTTCGTAAAAAAGTGCTGAGATGTATAACACATAAACATCACAGGAGTCTGAGGCGTCAGCATCTGTTACGGCATCATAAACatgattttacagttttcataATGTGAGTGAAGGTCAACATAGGTAACCTATACTGTACGTTTCTGTACGTTTCAGAGGTCAGTTCTTATACGAGACTCACGTGGGACACATGAGCCAAACTTATCAGGGAACTCAGAGATGAGGTCATCGTTGATCCGATCTTTCATCGGTCCGAGCACGATGACTGGCCGCGTGTAATTaactgaaaaagagaaacagaaccACATCGATAAACAGGAAGACACAAATTAGGATGATTTAAGTGATGACAACACAACAGCATCCACTTTTCTCCTTTTAATTATATTCAAGTATCTTTGAAgctattcattatttttaagaATCAATATTAGGTGAAATAATTGTGTGCGGCTCTTAGTGTCAAATCCACAAAGACTTGTCATCCACCGCTGCAGCTCTACAGAGTCTTTAAGTGACTGCTCTGGTTTTACAGCTCAACGGCTCAATGTCAGTAAACAAGTATTCAAAGTTTACCAATAAGAGCCGGATATTTTCCTCAGGAGCTGAACAGAGAGTAAATACTGGACTTACAACATGTCTGCTTGATGTATAAACAGACATGTGGCTGCTCACATGTGAAACACAACAACTCTGCATGTCAGTGATGTGTGCAGCTTTTTTCTGCTGTCGCCAAGTGGCCAAGAAAAGCCATTGACTTTTGGTATATATTCTATATAatcatttttacacattaataCAGGACGatatatttgtaatttataTCCTATTTATTACAATGAGCATTTATAGAGTTTCACTTTGCAAATGAAGAAGGGTGTTTTTATCAACGTCCATGATTGAAAAACATAAagtgaatcaaaataaaatgagaggGTGAAGCTCTGACCTTCCTGCTGCATGACAGGTTGGTAGGTGAGTAAAGTCTCCTCCTGACCGGCTGATTGGACAAACAGAAATGACACGtttagaggagcagaggaggaaaatcatcaaaacacaacctcatccttttccatttttcacttttggcTTCATCAACAGCTCTGAAACATCAGGctggagaagcagaggaaggtgacactcacacacacgcactcacacacactcacacacacgcacatacacgtcacacacgtgcacacacacccacacatgcacataaaaacactataagcacaacacacaaatacatgtatttgtgttAATGTATGCATGACAATcccacaaggacacacagagacaaacacaccacaaacaaaaaacaaaaaaataagaagagagagagacagacagagacagagagagagacagagacagagacagagacatagaCGAGGGTCTAGACTTACAGGAACTACTCTCACTATCGCTGGTGCCAGAGGTTACCAGCTCTGGAAGGACAAGACAGGTCAGAgtcagcaacacaaacacacacatagaagcacatacacacaagcacacgccaatcacacataaaaacacacacagacttccaTCCTTAACACACACTTTATCTTGCATTGTTCGGTCAGTATGCAGGACATGTCATAAAGTAGAATACGTGTATGTAAATGATGACAGCACAACTAAGTACAGCttctaaaatgtaaatgtaaaaggtGCACTCTGGGTATTGTACTTCCATAAATTTGCAGGACTAGGGATAAACAGGTGAAACTGATAGATCTATGGATTTCATCTCCATCAATTACATTTGAAGCATGTGTGTATTGTTCTTTTTACTTTTGCAAAGTTTGGAAGCAGATAtccaattaaattaaacaaccaCACATCACCCGATGTCCGAATGATGAAGTGATTAAACAAATATCCTCTAAAACAACCCGACCTCCCTCGACATCATGTTCCTTGAAGAAGGAGGTAAAGAGAACTGCACAGTGGTGTAAAATACCGTACTGACCAGCAGGTGTCGCTGATGGAAAGACTACCTACCTTTATCATCCTGatcctgcagaggaagagagagacagagagacaaagagagagagacagaattaATTATCACGCCCaagataataaaaacagaagacttggttttagggtcaGAATTAGTTTTAGGTCaggttaagggttaggcttttagtttggatggttagggttTGGGTAAGGGGCTGGGGAATTCATAATGCCAATGactgtcctcactaagatagaagtacaaacgtgtgtgtgtttgtgtgtgtgtgtgtgtgtgtgtgtgatattttttaattatctcctcttcatcatgCTGAGCTGCTGATTCACATAGTGCGAGGAAAACACAGCGAGCTGACAACACAGTGATATCAATAGCTGGTGTTAGACTCGTGTGTCGGCTGCCGTCATCACGATGTGTGAGTGAGATTAAAGTCACGTCGTCGCCTCGCATGCAAGCTCAGGGAGGAACTTTCCAGATCAAAGAAACAActtactgtgttttatttaagcCTTAATTACTGTTGGTGCTTTCTTAGTTTGACCGGATTGAAGACGACATCACACAGTCAGGGGATGTTGTCTGTGGTTTGCCAAATATTCAGCAGGTTCTCCGACACGACGGAGACGCTGCTCATCCAGAGTTTTTGTGCTCTCAGGCTAAAATGTCTGGTTTTCAACACCAGCAGTGAACGATACCGGTTTGTAAGTTTTGGTCCAGACCTTTGGACTTTTCAGTTTATTCTGAAGCAAAACAAATCTTCTCCTCACGATATAATGTTTAAACAACAAGGAGCCTCATGTTGCTGGTAGTAACACACACTCGAGTACAGACCAATCAAAGCCAAGTATAGATAAACGCAGCCCacggtgatgatgacaggacgaTCTTATGTCATGTAAAAGTCTGAAGTGCGCTCCCTTCATTacaatgtgaaattaaaactgGATCAAATGAAAACGATGTAATAAAGACATGAACTACAGTTTGGACCTCGTGGACCATGGTCCAGACATTCAGGtgtctttatttactgtcttaataaaaaaaaagatctgagaAGTCTCTACTCACCGATCTGTCCTGAGACCTCGACACTCTGACCGTCTTTAACCTCGACCGCTCCTTCTTCTCCGCCCTgtgggacagagagaaagagcattTAGAGAAACGCTGAGGGACGAAGACGGGACGAGAAAGCAgcgagaggaaagaggaaggagacagAAGGTAATGGTGTTTAGTGACAGCTATGAGAAACATTAGTGATCAAGCATGTGAACTTCCTGTAACACTGagacttttcatttcattcagtgcTGTTTATACTGTGAGACTCTGCCCACACAACAGTAACTGTTCACACAGAGACTGTGCTGAGGTTGAACTCTGTTTGTGAAGGGATTTCCATCTGAAGCTTCTTTTATGTTTGAAAGATCCAAACTGCAAACGCAGAATCATCCTGATgtttttaaagaacaaaaatcCTGAAACTGTAGAACTAGTTTAAACTGTATCATCCCACAATAACCTTttatcgtaaaaaaaaaaaaaaaaaaaaaaaaatcattttgtccCTGTCTATATTTGAAGTATATTTTTGGATCTACTCTAACTCATCTGCGAGCGTCACTATGAATTTATGGGATTTCTGTCGAGCAGTGGGAGGTGGCTGATTGAATTTTGTGGAATTTGACGTCCAGATGTGATGTAACTTGACGGTAAAGAGCAGATCCATGTCCTCTAATCTGAATGTTCTGTAATTAACTTATCACAGATGgacaagagacagagaacaTGACGTCAGCTGCAGCGTCAGGGACCAGAACAGACACTCTGCTTTCATACAGCGTCTGCTTCGGAGACATTTTGGTCTCCTACAAGTTTAAAATTAGATTTGTCACTTCCTGTGCGGGACCATTGTCTGCTGGCGATCATATTCGCTGCTTGAATTTCCAATAAGCTTGATGTGCAGCGTCTCGGTTGAGGGACCTGTTTGCTTCTTGAAGCCTCATTTCATAATTTAGTTAAGTCAGATTTATTTGGAAGTTTGTAAAAACAGCGAAACAACTGACGCTGAAAATAAAGCGGCTGCTTCGTGGTCCAAAGCAGAAATAAAGGTAAAATCTTTAAATCCCTGACGACAGCAAagatctgaaaaataaaatatatctttaCACTTCTGCAACATCTTTACTTTTACCTCTCCACtccactccttttttttttcttcccttcagTGAATATAATCAAAATGTGATTTCCAAGCAAAAACCCACCGGTTATTTTACttgagaaggagaggaagaggaggaggaggcgaggagGATGAAGAGTGGCAGACAGGGAGAGAGCACAAGTGGAGAGGAAAGGGGGAAAATGGGAGGAGGATAAGATTTTGGATGAAGTgaaaggaggatgagaggaagaagggagAAGGAGGGGAATAGGggaaagggaagaggagagggagagaaggagggaagtgagaaggcagaagaagaagacaggaggggcagaggagagaaagaaaattatGTGAAGGGAGGAAGataagaggagagaaggagaggaggggaagaaatgaagaaaacagagagaaagtgaggagagatggaagaagagaagaatgaGACAAAGTTGGCCAAAGGTTtaaaggaggggagaggaagagggataGAGCAAAACAGAGCATGTGGAAGAAAGGGACTGAAAGGAAGATAAgatgaggggaagaggaggaggaggtgaaggaaagGAGGGAACATCTTAAACGTCTCATATTGAAAGACTGCGTGGAGCGCATACAATAATTAACCTCACATTCATTATACCTCTATTTGTTCTAATGTCCAGTCATTTATGTATCTGCTGGATTTATAATATTCGAACATCTTttacatttcatattttctatTCTATTACCCATAATGCACCAACCCAACACACCCTCTATATTCTAACACCTCAGTCTATTAATACTCCACCCTCTGCACCCCTGTGTGACAATATCCATCCCTTCCGCGTTCACTCGCTCCTTCACCTACTCCCACTCCTCCTTGTTGCCTGTAAACCCTTCTTCCATCTTCCACTTATTCCCCCTCACTCTAACACGCtctcaaacatctgtctgtcaccTCCTTCACGCCGGAGGATAGTGAGAAAGAAGAAGGGAGGTGTGTAGaggtgaatatatatatatatatatttatatagatttatTAGTTATCATTTTACAGATCCTCGTCTTTCGTGATATTTATGTAAAGTTGTTTGTGTCCGAATGAACACGTGTCCGATGGATGAATCTCCTTTCGGAACCGACGTGTGATCAGCGACTTAGAAAAACCAAAAATGTGATACAAGAAAGCTGCGTCACTGATTTCAAGTCTTTGTAACTATGGAAGACACGTTATTGAAACAACAGATAATTAGGACGTGGACGTCGAAATTCTAAAAATCTAATGCGGAGAGTGTccctgaatttttattttttctaaccTCTTTCctttttacagtgtgtgaaaCATCTCTATTTCCACCACAGGTTTACATTCAGCTGATTCCACACAACGACGATGCTCGCGGGTTAATGAGCCGACTGCAAAATGACACCGTGACGTAAATTGAAACTAATGTGAAAGTGCTGGAGCTGACGAGCTGAGATTACCAGCTCAGTTGTCTTTGCTCTAGAAGCATCACAGAGCAGGTCCAATGATTTGTTTGCAGCATATGTAGTATTTATAATCGTATTCAGATCACGTCAGAGAGCGATGAGATGTCAGAGAAGTGTCACATTTATCTTAACTATTTATGTTTTGCAGAGTGGAGGTGaggcttttaaaatgtgaacgTCCCAGCAGCACTGATGGTTTTAATATGATTAAATCATGATCATAGATCATAGATAAGGTAAATGTTGAGGAGCATGTTGCGTGAGAGCGGTGACGGACTTGAGTCGACAGCCTGAATGAGCTCTCAGTTCAGAATCATTGAAAACATCTGCCCGTCCAAAAACCCCAGTGACTCTGACCTCCTGCGGCTGGGGATGA
Proteins encoded in this region:
- the LOC109636679 gene encoding discs large homolog 1-like protein isoform X13; the protein is MMTSSVSSSSTSLRSTQKRTLYVRALFDYDGSASDLSAPNQALPFHFGDILHVSGAGEEEWWPARHLSPPPPNCPEVGVIPSRRRAEKKERSRLKTVRVSRSQDRSDQDDKAGQEETLLTYQPVMQQEVNYTRPVIVLGPMKDRINDDLISEFPDKFGSCVPHTTRPRRDYEVDGRDYHFMSSRELMEQEIQEHKFIEAGQYNNHLYGTSIQSVREVADKGKHCILDVSGNAIKRLQMAGLHPVAIFISPRNVDNILEMNKRFTEEQARKTFDRAVKLEQEFTEYFTGIVQGSSLEEVYSQVKQIVEEQSGPYIWIPTKERL